In Sphaerisporangium krabiense, the DNA window CCGGAGTTGAAGGCGTCGGCGGGGCAGGTCATCGGCTCGACGGCGATGCCCCGGTGGCCGAAGCCGGTGCCGGTGCAGACCTGGGCCCACGGCAGCGCCGCGGGGTCCCAGGCGATCCGCACGCCGCCGCGCGGGCCGCGCAGCCGCACCTCGGTGCGGCCGTCCGGCCCCGCGGCCAGGCCGGTGAAGGCGTTGTCGGCGGAGGTCTCGCCGATCGGGCGCGGGAGGCGGAAGTCGAACGGGGTCTCCTCGACCGGGCGCAGGGCGGCGGGCAGGAGCTCCTCGTCGGTGAGCAGGACCCGGTCGGCGGGCAGCGCCAGTTCCCAGCCGCTCTCGGGGCCGTCGCCGGCGATCAGCCAGGGGTGGGTGCCGCAGCCGTAGGGGGCCGGGCGGTCGCCGGTGTTCTCGGCGGTGAGGGTGGTGGTGAGGCCGCCAGGGCCGAGGGCGTGCCGGACCTCCAGGCGCAGCCGGAACGGGTAGCCGGGGGAGGGCTCGACGGTGTGGGTGAGCCGGACGGAGGCGTCGCCGTCCTCGTGCGGCCCGGCGGCCCGCCAGCCGGCGAAGGCGACGAGGCCGTGCAGGGCGTGGCCGCGCTCCGGCTCGTTGACGGGCAGCCGGAAGGTCTCGCCCCGGAAGGTGTAGCGCGCGTGGGCCACCCGGTTCGGCCACGGCGCGAGCAGCGTGCCGCTGTAGAAGGGGACGGGGCCGTCCTGCGGCCAGCTCGTCACCAGATCGCGGTCACCGTGCCGGAGGATCCGCAGCGCGCCGCCCGAGCCGGATATCACGGCGCGGTAGTCGCCACCCTGGATAACGTACTGAGGCACGGGGATCCTCTCATCGGCCGGTGAAATCGCCGCGAACCGGGAGAAACCCGGGCGGCAGCCTCCATCATCCCCGTTGCCACGCGGTGATCAAAATTTAGCCATGCTGTGAAGGTATGGCAAGGGAGCGCTCCCACGGCCCGGGCCCGCGTAATTGTCAAGTATGGTGTCGGATTTTCTGGCACATCATGTCAAGTCTCCTCGTGATCGTGCCCGCGGTGTGGAATCGCTCCCACCGGCCGTGCCCGTCCGCGGCCCGCCGGGGGGAGCGGGCCGTACGCGCGCGGGCCGCCCTACCAGGCGACCGGGAGCGTGTGGACGCCGTAGATGGCCCTGCTCGTCCGGGTCGGCACCTGCTCGGCCGGCAGGTCCAGGCGCAGGCCGGGGAAGCGCCGCAGCAGCGCGGGGTAGGCCACGCGCATCTCCATGCGGGCGAGCTGCTGGCCGAGGCACTGGTGGACGCCGTGCCCGAAGGACAGGTGCCCGGCGGCCTGCCGGGTGATGTCCAGGCTCTCGGGGTTCTCGAACCGGGCCGGGTCGCGGTTGGCCGCGGGCAGCGAGAGCGTCACCGAGTCGCCCGCCAGGATCACGTGGCCGTCGATCTCGACGTCCTCGCGCGCCGCGCGCACCGGCCCGAGGTGGACGATCGTCAGGTACCGCAGCAGCTCCTCCACCGCCGAGCCGATCAGCGCGGGGTCGGCGCGCAGGGCGGCGAGCTGGGCGGGGTTGCGCAGCAGGGTGAAGGTGCCGAGCGCGAGCATGTTGGCCGTGGTCTCGTGCCCGGCCACCAGCAGCAGCACCGCCACGCCGGTGACCTCGTCGGTGGTGAGCCCGCGGTCGGCGGCCAGCGCGCTGATCAGGTCGTCGCCCGGCTCGGCCCGCTTCAGCGCCACCAGCTCGCGGGTGAAGTCCATCAGGTCCTCCAGCGCCTCCCGCACCTGATCGGGCGTGGAGGACAGGTCGAGCAGCGCGGCCGAGCGCCGCTGGAAACGCTCGTGCCCGCTGTAGGGCACGCCGAGCACCTCGCAGATGACCA includes these proteins:
- a CDS encoding cytochrome P450 produces the protein MTQAMSSPVTLPLGRQNPFDPPAALRRWREEGPIRPMLYADGHVGWLVTGYSTARAVLADPRFTTDTKLLHPPIGQRATQRILEDVPGFFLQKDPPEHTRFRGRLAGHFTVRRVQALEPRIAEITGEHLDAMEASGTPADLVREFALPIPSLVICEVLGVPYSGHERFQRRSAALLDLSSTPDQVREALEDLMDFTRELVALKRAEPGDDLISALAADRGLTTDEVTGVAVLLLVAGHETTANMLALGTFTLLRNPAQLAALRADPALIGSAVEELLRYLTIVHLGPVRAAREDVEIDGHVILAGDSVTLSLPAANRDPARFENPESLDITRQAAGHLSFGHGVHQCLGQQLARMEMRVAYPALLRRFPGLRLDLPAEQVPTRTSRAIYGVHTLPVAW
- a CDS encoding aldose 1-epimerase family protein, with amino-acid sequence MPQYVIQGGDYRAVISGSGGALRILRHGDRDLVTSWPQDGPVPFYSGTLLAPWPNRVAHARYTFRGETFRLPVNEPERGHALHGLVAFAGWRAAGPHEDGDASVRLTHTVEPSPGYPFRLRLEVRHALGPGGLTTTLTAENTGDRPAPYGCGTHPWLIAGDGPESGWELALPADRVLLTDEELLPAALRPVEETPFDFRLPRPIGETSADNAFTGLAAGPDGRTEVRLRGPRGGVRIAWDPAALPWAQVCTGTGFGHRGIAVEPMTCPADAFNSGTDLVVLDPGAAHEAGWTISAL